The proteins below are encoded in one region of Tautonia marina:
- a CDS encoding DUF1328 domain-containing protein, whose protein sequence is MLKWALVALVVAVIAGIFGFTGVAEGAATVAKVLVGIFLVLALILGVLGVTVYKKVT, encoded by the coding sequence CTGCTCAAGTGGGCCCTGGTGGCGCTGGTTGTCGCCGTGATCGCCGGAATTTTTGGCTTCACTGGGGTGGCCGAAGGGGCCGCGACTGTCGCTAAAGTTCTGGTAGGGATCTTCCTGGTTCTTGCATTGATTCTGGGAGTCCTGGGCGTCACGGTGTACAAAAAAGTGACCTGA
- a CDS encoding DUF362 domain-containing protein, which translates to MASGVDRRAFLAASAAGATLIGGSAGPMASGALASGPGPKILADGHRFPGAYPGRVVEVKNPAAVIDGEPVLDAVRVMMAKGMTGLTGIEEPVEAWRSMFEPGDVVGIKVNPVGQPHAISNHATVHAIVEGLESAGIPRRDIVIFDRYKDQFIQAGYLENLPDGCQWDWAVDSYDEAQLDIARYDPDVFATLDIVHAQPGIHDPKDDRTRRSHVSKVVSRKINKLICIPVLKDHGSGGVTLALKNMSHGLVNNVSRSHGTHDTNTCNLFIPAICSLPVIQEKSVLQILDGLNAVYHRGPGAVKRYVWSYGALFFATDPVAMDRVCWEIVDAKRVAEGMPPVAETGRAGKDPTGTEAFDYRQPQHIAGAGALGLGVFARDAIDHRAYNLVGS; encoded by the coding sequence GTGGCGAGCGGAGTGGACCGTCGGGCCTTCCTGGCGGCTTCGGCGGCGGGTGCAACCCTGATCGGCGGGAGTGCCGGTCCCATGGCGTCTGGGGCGTTGGCGTCGGGCCCTGGGCCGAAGATCTTGGCCGACGGGCACCGCTTCCCCGGGGCCTATCCAGGGCGGGTCGTGGAGGTGAAGAACCCGGCCGCGGTGATCGACGGCGAACCGGTGCTCGACGCCGTTCGGGTGATGATGGCCAAAGGCATGACCGGCCTGACGGGCATTGAGGAGCCGGTGGAAGCCTGGCGGTCGATGTTCGAGCCGGGCGACGTGGTCGGCATCAAGGTCAACCCGGTGGGCCAGCCGCACGCGATCAGCAATCACGCGACAGTGCACGCGATCGTCGAAGGCTTGGAATCGGCCGGCATCCCCCGGCGCGACATCGTGATCTTCGACCGCTACAAGGATCAGTTCATCCAGGCCGGCTACCTGGAGAACCTGCCCGACGGCTGCCAGTGGGACTGGGCCGTCGACTCGTACGACGAGGCGCAGCTCGACATCGCTCGATACGACCCGGACGTCTTCGCCACGCTCGACATCGTGCACGCCCAGCCCGGCATTCACGATCCGAAGGATGATCGCACGCGACGATCGCATGTGTCCAAGGTTGTGTCGAGAAAAATCAACAAGCTGATTTGCATTCCGGTGCTGAAAGATCACGGCTCGGGGGGCGTGACGCTGGCGCTCAAGAACATGAGCCACGGCCTGGTGAACAACGTCTCCCGGAGCCACGGCACCCACGACACGAACACCTGTAACCTGTTCATCCCGGCGATCTGCTCGTTGCCGGTGATTCAGGAAAAGAGTGTCTTGCAGATTCTGGACGGTTTGAACGCCGTCTATCACCGAGGTCCAGGCGCCGTCAAGCGTTACGTCTGGTCGTATGGTGCCCTGTTCTTCGCGACCGATCCGGTGGCGATGGACCGGGTCTGCTGGGAAATTGTCGACGCCAAGCGCGTGGCCGAGGGGATGCCCCCGGTCGCCGAGACGGGCCGGGCGGGTAAGGATCCGACCGGCACCGAGGCGTTCGACTATCGCCAGCCGCAGCACATTGCCGGGGCCGGCGCGCTGGGGCTGGGCGTTTTTGCACGGGACGCCATTGACCACCGTGCCTATAATCTCGTTGGATCATGA
- a CDS encoding DUF1559 domain-containing protein, with translation MISASNRPLSHRLRGFTLIELLVVIAIIGVLIALLLPAVQAAREAARRAQCSNNMKQIGLALHNYHSTHNVFPMGSAQTTVPGGALGARNGWGNWSAQSMLLAFLEQQPVYNSINFGIPNASNTGEGQEMNTTAVTTQISAFQCPSAPRYPGTWHGRPSAHTNYFASLGASMNMMAYNNNSRPNGLFEVGGTAYGERDILDGTSNTVAFGEWRTGDGNATKFSVPQDIVVYNTFPAGAANWNDPRLNMPFGGGSLNQWLTGCAGVAQASLPNPPADHRSFLGQMWAQGLISRTLGNMLVPPNSNFPNCAHVLWGGDSDGTYGNFSAHSYHPGGANMLFGDGSVRFIKDTTNQIVIWSIGTRDGGEVVSADQL, from the coding sequence ATGATTTCTGCTTCGAACCGACCGCTGAGCCATCGGCTTCGCGGTTTCACGCTGATCGAACTGCTGGTCGTTATCGCCATTATCGGTGTTCTGATCGCCTTGCTGCTCCCGGCCGTTCAGGCGGCCCGCGAAGCGGCTCGTCGGGCTCAGTGCTCGAACAACATGAAGCAGATCGGTCTGGCGCTTCATAACTATCACAGCACGCACAACGTCTTCCCGATGGGAAGCGCTCAGACCACCGTTCCCGGTGGTGCGTTGGGTGCCCGCAACGGCTGGGGCAACTGGAGCGCCCAGTCGATGCTGCTGGCCTTCCTGGAACAGCAGCCGGTGTACAACTCCATCAACTTCGGCATCCCCAACGCCAGCAATACGGGCGAGGGGCAGGAGATGAACACCACGGCTGTGACCACGCAGATCAGCGCCTTCCAGTGCCCGTCGGCGCCCCGATACCCGGGCACCTGGCACGGCCGTCCGTCGGCCCACACCAACTACTTCGCCTCGCTCGGCGCGAGCATGAACATGATGGCCTACAACAACAACTCGCGGCCGAACGGCCTGTTCGAGGTGGGTGGTACGGCCTACGGCGAGCGCGACATCCTCGACGGCACCTCCAACACGGTGGCCTTCGGTGAGTGGCGGACCGGCGACGGCAACGCCACGAAGTTCTCGGTTCCGCAGGACATCGTTGTCTACAACACCTTCCCGGCGGGTGCCGCGAACTGGAACGATCCTCGCCTGAACATGCCGTTCGGCGGTGGCTCGTTGAACCAGTGGCTCACCGGATGCGCGGGCGTGGCTCAGGCCTCGTTGCCGAACCCGCCGGCCGATCACCGCAGCTTCCTCGGTCAGATGTGGGCCCAGGGCCTCATCTCGCGGACGCTCGGCAACATGCTCGTGCCGCCCAACTCGAACTTCCCCAACTGCGCCCACGTGCTCTGGGGTGGTGACAGCGACGGCACCTACGGCAACTTCAGCGCCCACAGCTACCATCCGGGTGGTGCGAACATGCTGTTTGGCGACGGTTCGGTCCGCTTCATCAAGGACACGACCAACCAGATCGTGATCTGGAGCATCGGCACCCGAGACGGTGGCGAGGTCGTTTCGGCCGACCAGCTCTGA
- a CDS encoding DUF4345 domain-containing protein, which yields MQLARISLVLTAIAFGGFGLWLLLQPEGITGLGVELTRPVARAEIRAFYGGLELGMALFFAVSASRPQWFGPGLFVQATALGGAAFGRIFGIVVDGVSDALFFGLLAAELSGCLVGIVALRLLDRPQP from the coding sequence ATCGCCTTCGGCGGCTTCGGCCTCTGGCTCCTGCTCCAGCCCGAGGGGATCACGGGGCTCGGCGTCGAGCTGACCCGCCCGGTCGCGCGTGCCGAGATCCGGGCCTTTTACGGAGGCTTGGAACTGGGCATGGCCCTCTTCTTCGCCGTGTCAGCCTCGCGACCGCAATGGTTCGGGCCAGGGCTGTTTGTCCAGGCGACGGCGCTCGGCGGCGCAGCGTTTGGCCGAATCTTCGGCATCGTCGTCGATGGCGTTTCGGACGCCCTCTTCTTCGGCTTGCTCGCCGCCGAGCTGAGCGGCTGTCTTGTCGGAATCGTTGCGCTCAGGCTCCTCGATCGACCGCAACCCTGA